The following nucleotide sequence is from Longimicrobiaceae bacterium.
CGCCGGGAGAACGATCCCGTACGCCGTCTTCACCGACCCGCAGGTCGCGCGCGCCGGACTTTCCGAGACGGACGCGAGGAAGGACGGCGTGGCGTACGAGCTTGCGACGATGCCGTTCTCCGCCATCGCACGAGCCTGGGAGACGGGTCGGTCCGCGGGGATGATGAAGCTGCTGCTCGATCCACAGACGGAGCGCATCCTTGGCGTGACCATCGTCGGTGCGGAGGCGGGTGAGCTGCTGCACGCATTCGTGCCGCTGATGCAGTCCGGCACCTCCGCCCGCGCCATCGTCGACGCGGAGTTCGTGCACCCCACCTTCGCGGAGGGCGTCCAGTCCCTCGTCATGCGCCTGCCGCGCTACAAGCTGAGCTGACCGCGTCGGGAGATGCGCATACCCCGCACGTCTGCCCGCCATCGCCAGCCGCGCATCTGCCGTGACGGCCGGGCGCGCGCCGGATTAATGTGCAGCCGTGCATCTACCGTCCTTCATCCAACCCCGCGCATCTCCACCCGCATCATCGTGGGATGCGCATCGGCCGACCGTCATCGAAGATGTGCGAGATGCCGTGCATCACATCTCCGGAAACACAGAGGCGAGCGCATCTTCTGCCTGTCCTACCGCCGTTGGACGCGGCGAAGGATGCGCGGTGCCGGCAGATCAGAGGCAGGCTGAAGTTGCGGATGCGATGAATCGCAGCCCTACAACTGAGGGGTTGCGGCCGGTCGGAGAGCTCGCCGCCAGGTCGGCGATGTTGGCCCGGGGCGGGGCGGGAAAGTGTGCCGATGGCCCGGAGCGTGCAGCCTTGGGGGCCGATTCCGCATCGCTACGAATCCTGACGAGGTGAAGCAGACATGGCCCAGACGCGCGAGCGCGTACCCGTCGTCATCGTGGAATACGACCAGATCGCCCGCACGCTCGCGGAGCGCATCGCCGCCATCGTGCGCGAGAGGAACGCGCAGGGACGGCCGGCGGTGCTGGGCCTGGCGACGGGCAGCACGCCCATCGGCGTGTACCGCGAGCTGATCCGGCTGCACCACGAGCAGGGGTTCAGCTTCGCCAACGTGGTGACGTTCAACCTGGACGAGTACTACCCGATGGACCCGGGCAGCATCCACAGCTACAACCGGTACATGCGGGAGAACCTGTTCGACCACATCGACATCCCCGAGCAGAACATCCACATCCCGCCGGGCGCCCTGCCGCGCGAGCAGGTGGAGGCGGCGACGGAGGCGTACGAGCAGGCGATCCGCGACGCGGGCGGCATCGACTTCCAGATCCTGGGCATCGGCAAGACGGGCCACATCGGCTTCAACGAGCCCGGCAGCGGCGTGGAGAGCCGCACGCGCCTGATCGCGCTCGACACGGTCACGCGGCGCGACGCGGCGGCGGACTTCTTCGGCGAGGACAACGTGCCCACGGAGGCCATCACCATGGGCGTCGCCACCATCATGGAGGCGAAGGAGGTGGCGCTCATCGCCACCGGCGAGCACAAGGCGGCGATCGTGAAGCGCGCGGTGGAGGGCGAGCCGGACCCCGACGTGGCGGCCACGTACCTCCAGGAGCACCCCAACGCCACGTTCTACCTGGACCCCGCCGCCGCCGCGGAGCTCACGCGCATCAAGACGCCGTGGGTGGTGGGCGAGGTGCGCTGGACGCGGCAGCTGGAGCTACAGGCGGTGATCTGGCTGAGCGAGACGACGGGGAAGTCGGTGCTGAAGCTGGACGCGCTGGACTACCGCGAGCACCATCTTTCGTCGCTTCTCGCCAAGGCCGGCTCGGCCGGGGCGCTGAACGGCGAGGTGTTCAACGCGCTCATCTCCAAGATCCGCGGCCGGAGCAAGCTGCCCGCGGGCAAGCGCATCGTCGTCTTCAGCCCGCACCCGGACGACGACGTGATCTCCATGGGCGGCATCCTCAACAAGCTGCACCAGAACGGCAACGAGCTTCTCGTCGCCTACCAGACGTCCGGCAACATCGCCGTGTTCGACCACGAGGTGCGGCGATACCTCGATTTCGTGCGGCGGCTCGACCGCGACTTCGCGCTGGGCGACGGCAAGGTGCCGGGGCTGGCGGACGAGATCGAAGGCTTCCTGGACCGCAAGCGGCCGGGCGAGGTGGACATCCCGCCCGTGCAGACGATCAAGAAGACGATCCGCGAGGCCGAGGCGGTGAGCGGCATCGAGACGTTCGGGATGACGCGCGACCAGGCATGCTTCCTAAACCTGCCGTTCTACCAGACGGGCAAGGTGCGCAAGGACCCCATCGGCCCCGCCGACGTGGAGATCGTGCGCAAGCTGCTGGAGACGCACCGCCCGGAGATCGTCTTCGTCGCCGGCGACCTTAGCGACCCGCACGGAACCCACCGCATGTGCATGGAGGCGGTGGAGCTGGCGCTGCAGCAGTACGAGGGGCCGCAGCCGGACATGTGGTACTACCGCGGCGCCTGGCAGGAATGGCCGGTGGCCGAGGCGGACGTGCTGGTGCCGCTCTCGGAAGACGAGCTGGCGATCAAGATCCAGGCGATCTTCAAGCACCAGAGCCAGAAGGACAGCGCGCCCTTCCCCGGCCAGGACGACCGCGAGTTCTGGCAGCGCGTGCAGGACCGCAACAAGGCGACGGCGAAGACGGTGGATTG
It contains:
- the nagB gene encoding glucosamine-6-phosphate deaminase — its product is MAQTRERVPVVIVEYDQIARTLAERIAAIVRERNAQGRPAVLGLATGSTPIGVYRELIRLHHEQGFSFANVVTFNLDEYYPMDPGSIHSYNRYMRENLFDHIDIPEQNIHIPPGALPREQVEAATEAYEQAIRDAGGIDFQILGIGKTGHIGFNEPGSGVESRTRLIALDTVTRRDAAADFFGEDNVPTEAITMGVATIMEAKEVALIATGEHKAAIVKRAVEGEPDPDVAATYLQEHPNATFYLDPAAAAELTRIKTPWVVGEVRWTRQLELQAVIWLSETTGKSVLKLDALDYREHHLSSLLAKAGSAGALNGEVFNALISKIRGRSKLPAGKRIVVFSPHPDDDVISMGGILNKLHQNGNELLVAYQTSGNIAVFDHEVRRYLDFVRRLDRDFALGDGKVPGLADEIEGFLDRKRPGEVDIPPVQTIKKTIREAEAVSGIETFGMTRDQACFLNLPFYQTGKVRKDPIGPADVEIVRKLLETHRPEIVFVAGDLSDPHGTHRMCMEAVELALQQYEGPQPDMWYYRGAWQEWPVAEADVLVPLSEDELAIKIQAIFKHQSQKDSAPFPGQDDREFWQRVQDRNKATAKTVDCLGLPEYFAMEAYVVRRDGRPLEAENVPTSALGGRRESDRMAMRTGAAA